A region from the Enterobacter roggenkampii genome encodes:
- the rpsO gene encoding 30S ribosomal protein S15: MSLSVEAKAKIVSEFGRGTNDSGSTEVQVALLTAQINHLQGHFAEHKKDHHSRRGLLRMVSQRRKLLDYLKRKDVARYTALIERLGLRR, encoded by the coding sequence ATGTCTCTAAGCGTTGAAGCTAAAGCTAAAATCGTTTCTGAGTTTGGTCGTGGTACTAACGACAGCGGTTCTACCGAAGTTCAGGTTGCACTGCTGACTGCACAGATTAACCACCTGCAGGGTCACTTTGCAGAGCACAAAAAAGATCACCACAGCCGTCGTGGTCTGCTGCGTATGGTTTCTCAGCGTCGTAAACTGCTCGACTACCTGAAACGTAAAGATGTTGCACGCTACACCGCGCTGATCGAGCGTCTGGGTCTGCGTCGCTAA
- the pnp gene encoding polyribonucleotide nucleotidyltransferase: MLNPIVRKFQYGQHTVTLETGMMARQATAAVMVSMDDTAVFVTVVGQKKAKPGQDFFPLTVNYQERTYAAGKIPGGFFRREGRPSEGETLIARLIDRPVRPLFPEGFVNEVQVIATVVSVNPQVNPDIVAMIGASAALSLSGIPFNGPIGAARVGYINDQYVLNPTQEELKESKLDLVVAGTEAAVLMVESEAELLSEDQMLGAVVFGHDQQQVVIQNINDLVKEAGKPRWDWQPEAANDALNARVAALAESRLSDAYRITDKQERYAQVDVIKSEVTATLVAEDETLDANEIGEILHAIEKNVVRSRVLAGEPRIDGREKDMIRGLDVRTGVLPRTHGSALFTRGETQALVTATLGTARDAQIIDELMGERTDSFLFHYNFPPYSVGETGMVGSPKRREIGHGRLAKRGVLAVMPEADKFPYTVRVVSEITESNGSSSMASVCGASLALMDAGVPIKAAVAGIAMGLVKEGDNYVVLSDILGDEDHLGDMDFKVAGSRDGISALQMDIKIEGITKEIMQVALNQAKGARLHILGVMEQAINAPRGDISEFAPRIHTIKINPDKIKDVIGKGGSVIRALTEETGTTIEIEDDGTVKIAATDGEKAKFAIRRIEEITAEIEVGRVYAGKVTRIVDFGAFVAIGGGKEGLVHISQIADKRVEKVTDYLQMGQEVPVKVLEVDRQGRIRLSIKEATEQSQPAAAPEAQAAEQQGE; the protein is encoded by the coding sequence TTGCTGAATCCGATCGTTCGTAAATTCCAGTATGGTCAACATACCGTCACGCTGGAAACCGGCATGATGGCACGTCAGGCGACTGCTGCCGTTATGGTAAGCATGGATGACACTGCGGTATTCGTTACCGTTGTGGGCCAGAAAAAAGCTAAACCAGGTCAGGACTTCTTCCCGCTGACCGTTAACTACCAGGAGCGTACCTACGCTGCCGGTAAAATCCCGGGTGGCTTCTTCCGTCGTGAAGGCCGTCCAAGCGAAGGCGAAACCCTGATCGCGCGTCTGATTGACCGCCCGGTTCGTCCGCTGTTCCCGGAAGGCTTCGTTAACGAAGTACAGGTTATCGCGACCGTTGTTTCCGTTAACCCACAGGTTAACCCGGACATCGTGGCGATGATCGGTGCGTCCGCTGCCCTGTCACTGTCTGGTATTCCATTCAATGGCCCAATCGGTGCCGCGCGCGTCGGTTACATCAACGACCAGTACGTGCTGAACCCAACTCAGGAAGAGCTGAAAGAAAGTAAGCTGGACCTGGTGGTTGCGGGTACCGAAGCCGCTGTGCTGATGGTTGAATCCGAAGCTGAACTGCTGAGCGAAGACCAGATGCTGGGCGCTGTGGTCTTCGGCCATGACCAGCAGCAGGTTGTTATCCAGAACATCAACGACCTGGTGAAAGAAGCCGGTAAACCACGTTGGGACTGGCAGCCAGAAGCGGCCAACGACGCGCTGAACGCACGCGTTGCAGCTCTGGCAGAATCTCGTCTGAGCGATGCGTACCGCATCACCGACAAACAGGAGCGTTACGCTCAGGTTGATGTGATCAAATCTGAAGTAACCGCGACCCTGGTTGCCGAAGACGAAACGCTGGACGCTAACGAAATTGGCGAAATCCTGCACGCCATTGAGAAAAACGTTGTTCGTAGCCGCGTGCTGGCTGGCGAGCCGCGTATCGATGGCCGTGAAAAAGACATGATCCGTGGTCTGGATGTGCGTACTGGCGTGCTGCCACGTACTCACGGTTCTGCGCTGTTCACCCGTGGTGAAACGCAGGCGCTGGTTACCGCGACCCTGGGTACAGCCCGTGACGCGCAGATCATCGACGAACTGATGGGCGAGCGCACTGACAGCTTCCTGTTCCACTACAACTTCCCTCCGTACTCCGTAGGTGAAACCGGCATGGTTGGCTCACCGAAGCGTCGTGAAATTGGTCACGGTCGTCTGGCGAAGCGCGGCGTGCTGGCAGTGATGCCAGAAGCAGACAAATTCCCGTACACCGTACGTGTAGTGTCTGAAATCACCGAATCCAACGGTTCCTCTTCCATGGCTTCCGTGTGTGGTGCCTCTCTGGCGCTGATGGATGCAGGCGTGCCAATCAAAGCCGCCGTTGCGGGTATCGCAATGGGCCTGGTGAAAGAAGGCGACAACTATGTTGTTCTGTCTGACATTCTGGGCGACGAAGACCACCTGGGCGATATGGACTTCAAAGTAGCGGGTTCCCGCGACGGTATCTCTGCGCTGCAGATGGATATCAAAATTGAAGGTATCACCAAAGAGATCATGCAGGTTGCGCTGAACCAGGCTAAGGGTGCACGTCTGCACATCCTGGGCGTGATGGAACAGGCTATCAACGCGCCACGCGGTGATATCTCTGAATTCGCACCGCGTATTCACACCATCAAGATCAATCCAGACAAGATCAAAGATGTTATCGGTAAGGGCGGTTCCGTAATCCGTGCGCTGACCGAAGAGACCGGCACCACCATCGAAATCGAAGATGACGGTACCGTGAAGATCGCAGCAACCGACGGCGAGAAAGCGAAATTCGCGATCCGTCGCATCGAAGAAATCACTGCAGAAATCGAAGTGGGCCGCGTGTATGCAGGTAAAGTGACCCGTATCGTTGACTTTGGTGCGTTCGTTGCCATCGGCGGCGGTAAAGAAGGTCTGGTTCACATCTCTCAGATCGCTGACAAGCGCGTTGAGAAAGTGACCGATTACCTGCAGATGGGTCAGGAAGTGCCGGTTAAAGTTCTGGAAGTCGATCGCCAGGGCCGTATCCGTCTGAGCATTAAAGAAGCAACCGAGCAGTCTCAGCCAGCTGCTGCGCCAGAAGCACAGGCAGCAGAACAGCAAGGCGAGTAA
- the mtr gene encoding tryptophan permease, with the protein MATLTTTQTSPSLLGGVVIIGGTIIGAGMFSLPVVMSGAWFFWSLAALVFTWFCMLHSGLMILEANLNYRIGASFDTITKDLLGKGWNLVNGLSIAFVLYILTYAYISASGSILHHTFSEMSLNVPARLAGLCFALGVAFIVWMSTKAVSRMTAIVLGAKVITFFLTFGSLLGHVTPATLFNVAEVNTSYTPYLLMTLPFCLASFGYHGNVPSLMKYYGKDPRTIVKCLVYGTLLALALYVIWLLGTMGNIPRPEFIGIAQKGGNIDVLVQALSGVLNSRSLDLLLVIFSNFAVASSFLGVTLGLFDYLADLFGFDDSAMGRFKTALLTFLPPIVGGLLWPNGFLYAIGYAGLAATIWAAIVPALLARKSRKRFGSPKFRVWGGKPMIALILVFGAGNALVHVLSSFNLLPVYQ; encoded by the coding sequence ATGGCGACACTAACCACCACCCAAACGTCACCTTCGCTGCTTGGCGGCGTGGTGATCATCGGCGGAACCATTATAGGTGCCGGGATGTTCTCCCTGCCCGTGGTCATGTCCGGTGCGTGGTTCTTCTGGTCGCTGGCCGCGCTGGTCTTTACCTGGTTCTGTATGCTCCATTCCGGGCTAATGATCCTCGAAGCCAACCTGAACTACCGCATTGGCGCGAGCTTCGACACCATCACCAAAGACCTGCTGGGCAAAGGCTGGAACCTGGTGAACGGGCTGTCCATCGCGTTTGTGCTCTATATCCTGACCTACGCGTATATCTCGGCAAGCGGTTCGATTCTGCATCACACCTTCTCGGAGATGTCGCTGAACGTACCGGCGCGTCTGGCCGGGCTGTGCTTTGCGCTGGGCGTGGCGTTTATCGTCTGGATGAGTACCAAAGCGGTGAGCCGGATGACGGCGATCGTGCTGGGCGCGAAGGTCATCACCTTCTTCCTGACCTTCGGCAGCCTGCTGGGGCACGTGACGCCTGCCACGCTGTTTAACGTTGCCGAAGTAAATACCTCCTATACGCCGTACCTGCTGATGACCCTGCCATTCTGCCTGGCGTCGTTTGGCTACCACGGTAACGTGCCGAGCCTGATGAAGTACTACGGCAAAGATCCGCGCACGATTGTGAAGTGTCTGGTCTACGGCACGCTGCTGGCGCTGGCGCTGTACGTCATCTGGCTGCTCGGGACGATGGGCAATATCCCGCGCCCGGAGTTTATCGGTATTGCGCAGAAGGGCGGTAACATTGATGTGCTGGTGCAGGCCCTGAGCGGCGTGCTGAACAGCCGCAGCCTGGATTTGCTGCTGGTGATCTTCTCTAACTTCGCGGTGGCGAGCTCTTTCCTCGGCGTGACGCTGGGCCTGTTTGACTACCTGGCGGATCTGTTTGGCTTTGATGACTCTGCGATGGGCCGCTTCAAAACCGCGCTGCTGACCTTCCTGCCGCCGATTGTGGGCGGCCTGCTGTGGCCGAACGGTTTCCTGTACGCCATCGGCTATGCCGGTCTGGCGGCGACCATCTGGGCGGCGATTGTGCCGGCGCTGTTGGCCCGCAAATCACGTAAACGCTTCGGCAGCCCGAAATTCCGCGTCTGGGGCGGCAAGCCGATGATTGCGCTGATCCTGGTGTTTGGCGCAGGCAATGCCCTGGTACACGTGCTGTCGAGTTTTAATCTGCTGCCTGTGTATCAATAA
- a CDS encoding luciferase-like monooxygenase: MTDKTLPFSVLDLAPIPQDSSAREAFSHSLDLAQLAEKRGYHRYWLAEHHNMVGIASAATSVLIGYLAANTTTLHLGSGGVMLPNHAPLVIAEQFGTLNTLYPGRIDLGIGRAPGSDQPTMRALRRHMSGDIDNFPRDVAELVDWFDARDPNPHVRPVPGYGEKIPVWLLGSSLYSAQLAAQLGLPFAFASHFAPDMLHQALHLYRTHFKPSERLEKPYAMVCINIIAADSNRDAEFLFTSMQQAFVKLRRGETGQLPPPVENMHQLWSASEQYGVQQALSMSLVGDKAKVRHGLEAVLRETQADEIMVNGQIFDHQARLHSFDLAMQVKEEILG, translated from the coding sequence ATGACTGACAAAACCCTTCCGTTTTCGGTGCTGGATCTGGCGCCGATCCCACAAGACTCCTCGGCAAGAGAAGCCTTTTCGCACTCTCTGGATCTGGCTCAGCTGGCCGAAAAGCGTGGCTATCACCGCTACTGGCTGGCCGAACACCACAACATGGTGGGCATTGCCAGCGCCGCCACCTCGGTACTGATTGGTTATCTGGCGGCAAACACCACCACGCTGCACCTGGGCTCCGGCGGCGTGATGCTGCCGAACCACGCCCCGCTGGTGATCGCCGAGCAGTTCGGCACGCTGAATACCCTCTATCCGGGCCGTATTGATTTAGGGATTGGCCGTGCGCCGGGTAGCGATCAGCCGACCATGCGCGCCCTGCGCCGCCATATGAGCGGCGATATCGACAACTTCCCGCGCGACGTGGCCGAACTGGTGGACTGGTTCGACGCGCGTGACCCGAACCCGCACGTGCGCCCGGTACCGGGTTACGGCGAGAAGATCCCGGTATGGCTGTTGGGCTCAAGCCTCTACAGCGCGCAGCTTGCCGCCCAGCTGGGGCTGCCGTTTGCGTTTGCCTCGCATTTCGCACCGGATATGCTGCATCAGGCGCTGCATCTTTACCGCACGCACTTCAAACCGTCCGAGCGTCTGGAGAAACCGTACGCGATGGTCTGTATCAACATTATTGCCGCCGACAGCAATCGCGACGCGGAATTCCTGTTCACCTCCATGCAGCAGGCGTTTGTGAAGCTGCGTCGCGGTGAGACGGGCCAGCTTCCGCCGCCGGTGGAGAATATGCATCAGCTGTGGTCAGCTTCAGAGCAGTATGGCGTTCAGCAGGCGCTGAGCATGTCGCTGGTAGGCGATAAAGCGAAAGTGCGTCACGGGCTGGAGGCGGTGCTGCGCGAAACGCAGGCGGATGAAATTATGGTTAACGGTCAGATTTTCGATCACCAGGCACGTTTGCATTCGTTTGATTTGGCCATGCAGGTGAAAGAGGAGATATTGGGGTAG
- the nlpI gene encoding lipoprotein NlpI encodes MKPFLRWCFVATALTLAGCSNSAWRKSEVLAVPLQPTLQQEVILARMEQILASRALTDDERAQLLYERGVLYDSLGLRALARNDFSQALAIRPDMPEVFNYLGIYLTQAGNFDAAYEAFDSVLELDPTYNYAHLNRGIALYYGGRDKLAQDDLLAFYQDDPNDPFRSLWLYIVERKLDEKQAKEALKQRFDKSDKEQWGWNIVEFYLGNISEATLMERLKADATDNTSLAEHLSETNFYLGKYYLSLGDKDSATALFKLAVANNVHNFVEHRYALLELSLLGQEQDDLAESDQQ; translated from the coding sequence ATGAAGCCTTTTTTGCGCTGGTGTTTCGTTGCGACAGCTTTAACGCTGGCAGGATGCAGCAACTCTGCCTGGCGTAAGAGCGAAGTCCTCGCAGTGCCATTGCAACCGACTTTGCAGCAGGAAGTGATCCTGGCACGCATGGAACAAATACTTGCCAGTCGGGCTTTAACCGATGACGAACGCGCACAGCTTTTATATGAGCGCGGAGTGTTGTATGATAGTCTCGGTCTGAGGGCATTGGCGCGAAATGATTTTTCACAAGCGCTGGCTATCCGACCTGATATGCCTGAAGTATTCAATTACTTAGGCATTTATTTAACGCAGGCAGGCAATTTTGATGCTGCCTATGAAGCGTTTGATTCTGTACTTGAGCTTGATCCAACTTACAACTACGCGCACTTGAATCGCGGTATCGCATTGTATTACGGCGGTCGTGACAAGTTAGCGCAAGATGATCTGCTGGCGTTTTATCAAGACGATCCTAATGATCCTTTCCGTAGCCTGTGGCTTTACATCGTTGAGCGGAAGCTCGATGAGAAGCAGGCAAAAGAGGCACTGAAACAGCGCTTCGATAAATCGGACAAGGAACAGTGGGGATGGAACATTGTCGAGTTCTACCTGGGCAACATTAGCGAAGCAACGCTGATGGAACGCCTCAAGGCGGACGCAACGGATAACACCTCGCTCGCTGAGCATCTCAGTGAAACCAACTTCTATTTAGGTAAGTACTACCTAAGTCTGGGGGATAAGGACAGCGCTACGGCACTGTTCAAATTAGCGGTTGCTAACAACGTACACAACTTCGTTGAGCACCGTTATGCATTGTTGGAATTATCGCTCTTGGGCCAGGAGCAAGACGACCTGGCAGAATCGGACCAGCAATAG
- a CDS encoding DDE-type integrase/transposase/recombinase, with the protein MQRLDFIRACHAGTDSFSALCRLFGISRKTGYKWLQRFDPSDLSSLSDRSRAPCSHSRTVPDEVVGHLTALRQKHPDWGPKKLRMWLLNHHVDFTVPAASTVGDILKREGLVPDRKRKRRTPGNRRPLTSISENNQVWSADFKGKFRLLSREYCHPFTLTDNHSRYLLSCRGTDRESEPFVRHCLTEAFLEYGLPDVLRTDNGQPFAGTGIAGLSRLAVWLIKLGVRPERIRRGHPEENGRHERMHRSLKSALAQGNTFMTMEEQQRWFSDYREEFNYERPHEALAGATPGTVWHPSKRQWDGRVPDYAYPSGGTVYRVKSRGTLYMGKKGTVFLSEALTDEYIMLEEQDDGLEAIIFNGITLAYYDRKTQSVVRID; encoded by the coding sequence ATGCAACGCCTTGATTTTATCCGTGCCTGCCATGCAGGTACGGACTCCTTCTCCGCTCTTTGCCGTCTTTTTGGTATCAGCCGCAAAACCGGCTACAAATGGCTTCAGCGTTTTGACCCTTCTGACCTGTCCTCTCTCTCTGACCGGTCGCGCGCACCATGCTCTCACTCCCGGACGGTTCCTGATGAGGTCGTCGGACACCTGACTGCCCTGCGTCAGAAACACCCTGACTGGGGCCCGAAAAAACTGCGGATGTGGCTCCTCAATCATCACGTCGATTTTACCGTTCCTGCTGCCAGCACTGTCGGCGATATCCTCAAGCGTGAAGGCCTGGTACCTGACAGAAAGAGAAAGCGCAGAACGCCGGGGAATCGCCGGCCTCTGACCAGCATCAGTGAAAACAATCAGGTCTGGAGCGCTGATTTTAAAGGCAAGTTCAGGCTGCTGAGCAGAGAGTACTGTCATCCCTTCACCCTGACCGACAACCACAGCCGGTATCTGCTGAGCTGCCGTGGAACGGACCGTGAGAGCGAGCCCTTCGTCAGGCACTGTCTGACGGAGGCGTTCCTGGAGTACGGTCTGCCGGACGTTCTGAGAACCGATAATGGTCAGCCCTTCGCAGGGACGGGTATCGCCGGGTTAAGTCGCCTTGCCGTCTGGCTGATAAAGCTGGGCGTCAGACCGGAGCGTATCCGGCGGGGCCATCCCGAAGAGAACGGGCGGCACGAACGCATGCACCGTTCCCTGAAAAGTGCGCTGGCGCAGGGGAACACCTTCATGACGATGGAAGAACAACAGCGGTGGTTCAGTGACTACCGGGAAGAATTTAACTACGAAAGACCGCATGAAGCCCTGGCGGGTGCAACGCCCGGAACGGTGTGGCACCCCTCGAAGCGACAGTGGGATGGCCGTGTTCCTGACTATGCCTATCCGTCAGGAGGAACGGTCTACAGGGTGAAATCGAGGGGGACACTCTATATGGGGAAAAAGGGGACGGTGTTCCTGAGTGAAGCGCTGACTGATGAGTACATCATGCTGGAAGAACAGGATGATGGCCTGGAGGCCATCATCTTCAACGGAATAACGCTTGCGTACTACGACCGAAAAACCCAGAGTGTGGTGCGGATAGACTAA
- a CDS encoding DEAD/DEAH family ATP-dependent RNA helicase, which produces MAEFETTFADLGLKAPILEALNDLGYEKPSPIQAECIPHLLSGRDVLGMAQTGSGKTAAFSLPLLNNIDPDLRAPQILVLAPTRELAVQVAEAMTEFSKHMRGVNVVALYGGQRYDVQLRALRQGPQIVVGTPGRLLDHLKRGTLDLSKLSGLVLDEADEMLRMGFIEDVETIMAQIPDGHQTALFSATMPEAIRRITKRFMKEPQEVRIQSSVTTRPDISQSYWSVYGMRKNEALVRFLEAEDFDAAIIFVRTKNATLEVAEALERSGYNSAALNGDMNQALREQTLERLKDGRLDILIATDVAARGLDVERISLVVNYDIPMDSESYVHRIGRTGRAGRAGRALLFVENRERRLLRNIERTMKLTIPEADLPNAELLGKRRLEKFAAKVQQQLESSDLDQYRALLSQIQPVAEGEELDMETLAAALLKMAQGERSLIVPPDAPMRPKREFRDRDDRFERRGDRNDRGPRGDRPERGGEDRPRRERRDAGDMELYRIEVGRDDGVEVRHIVGAIANEGDISSRYIGNIKLFASHSTIELPKGMPGEVLQHFTRTRILNKPMNMQLLGDAQPRPDRGGERRGGGRGFGGERREGGRSEGRGGEGRRFSGERRESRGPRREEGTSRRRFGDA; this is translated from the coding sequence ATGGCTGAATTCGAAACCACTTTTGCAGATCTGGGCCTGAAGGCTCCTATCCTTGAAGCCCTTAACGATCTGGGTTACGAAAAACCATCTCCGATCCAGGCTGAGTGTATCCCACACCTGCTTTCTGGTCGTGACGTGCTGGGCATGGCCCAGACTGGTAGCGGTAAAACTGCAGCGTTTTCGCTGCCGCTGCTGAACAACATTGATCCGGACCTGCGTGCACCGCAGATCCTCGTTCTGGCTCCAACCCGTGAACTGGCTGTTCAGGTTGCAGAAGCCATGACGGAATTCTCTAAACATATGCGCGGCGTAAACGTGGTTGCCCTGTACGGCGGCCAGCGTTATGACGTGCAGTTACGCGCCCTGCGCCAGGGCCCACAGATTGTTGTCGGTACGCCGGGCCGTCTGCTGGATCACCTGAAGCGCGGTACCCTGGACCTCTCTAAACTGAGCGGTCTGGTACTGGATGAAGCAGATGAAATGCTGCGTATGGGCTTCATCGAAGACGTTGAAACCATCATGGCGCAGATCCCGGACGGTCATCAGACCGCGCTGTTCTCTGCCACCATGCCGGAAGCGATTCGTCGTATCACCAAACGCTTCATGAAAGAACCTCAGGAAGTGCGTATTCAGTCCAGCGTAACCACTCGCCCGGACATCAGCCAGAGCTACTGGTCTGTATACGGCATGCGTAAAAACGAAGCGCTGGTACGTTTCCTGGAAGCGGAAGATTTTGATGCGGCGATTATCTTCGTTCGTACCAAAAATGCGACCCTGGAAGTGGCTGAAGCCCTGGAGCGTAGCGGCTACAACAGCGCAGCGCTGAACGGCGACATGAACCAGGCCCTGCGTGAGCAGACTCTGGAGCGTCTGAAAGACGGTCGTCTGGATATCCTGATTGCAACCGACGTGGCAGCACGTGGTCTGGACGTTGAGCGTATCAGCCTGGTTGTTAACTACGACATCCCGATGGATTCCGAGTCTTACGTTCACCGTATCGGCCGTACCGGTCGTGCGGGTCGTGCTGGCCGTGCGCTGCTGTTCGTTGAGAACCGCGAGCGTCGTCTGCTGCGTAACATCGAACGCACCATGAAGCTGACCATTCCAGAAGCGGACCTGCCAAACGCAGAGCTGCTGGGCAAACGCCGTCTGGAAAAATTCGCCGCCAAAGTACAGCAGCAGCTGGAAAGCAGCGATCTGGATCAGTACCGTGCGCTGCTGTCGCAGATTCAGCCTGTTGCTGAAGGCGAAGAGCTGGACATGGAAACCCTGGCTGCAGCACTGCTGAAAATGGCTCAGGGCGAACGTAGCCTGATCGTGCCACCAGATGCACCGATGCGTCCTAAGCGTGAATTCCGTGACCGTGACGACCGCTTCGAACGTCGTGGCGACCGTAACGATCGTGGCCCACGTGGTGACCGTCCAGAGCGTGGTGGTGAAGACCGTCCTCGTCGTGAACGTCGCGACGCAGGCGATATGGAACTGTACCGCATTGAAGTGGGCCGTGATGATGGTGTTGAAGTTCGTCACATCGTTGGCGCTATCGCTAACGAAGGCGACATCAGCAGCCGTTACATTGGTAACATCAAGCTGTTCGCCTCCCACTCTACCATCGAGCTGCCGAAAGGCATGCCGGGTGAAGTACTGCAGCACTTTACGCGTACCCGCATCCTGAACAAGCCGATGAACATGCAGCTGCTGGGCGATGCACAGCCACGCCCTGACCGTGGCGGCGAACGTCGTGGCGGTGGTCGCGGTTTCGGCGGCGAGCGTCGTGAAGGCGGTCGCAGCGAAGGTCGCGGTGGTGAAGGTCGTCGTTTCTCCGGCGAGCGCCGTGAAAGCCGTGGCCCGCGTCGTGAAGAAGGCACCAGCCGTCGTCGTTTCGGTGACGCGTAA
- a CDS encoding U32 family peptidase, producing the protein MKYSLGPVLYYWPKETLEDFYQQAATSSADVIYLGEAVCSKRRATKVGDWLEMAKSLAGSGKQVVLSTLALVQASSELGELKRYVENGEFLLEASDLGVVNMCAERKLPFVAGHALNCYNAVTLRLLLKQGMTRWCMPVELSRDWLANLLTQCEELGIRNKFEVEVLSYGHLPLAYSARCFTARSEDRPKDECETCCIKYPNGRSMLSQENQQVFVLNGIQTMSGYVYNLGNELASMDGLVDMVRLSPLDTGVFAMLDAFRANENGAAPLPLTANSDCNGYWKRLAGLELQA; encoded by the coding sequence ATGAAATATTCATTAGGGCCGGTGCTTTACTACTGGCCAAAAGAGACGCTGGAAGATTTTTACCAACAGGCCGCCACCAGCAGCGCCGATGTGATTTACCTCGGCGAAGCGGTGTGCAGCAAACGTCGGGCGACGAAAGTGGGCGACTGGCTGGAGATGGCAAAAAGCCTGGCGGGAAGCGGCAAACAGGTGGTGCTTTCCACGCTCGCGCTGGTGCAGGCCTCTTCTGAACTGGGCGAGCTGAAACGCTACGTTGAGAACGGCGAATTCCTGCTGGAAGCGAGCGATCTCGGCGTGGTGAACATGTGTGCCGAGCGCAAGCTGCCGTTTGTCGCGGGTCATGCCCTGAACTGCTACAACGCGGTGACCCTGCGCCTGCTGCTCAAACAGGGGATGACGCGCTGGTGCATGCCGGTGGAACTCTCCCGCGACTGGCTGGCAAACCTGCTCACGCAGTGTGAAGAGCTGGGCATTCGCAACAAGTTTGAAGTGGAGGTGCTGAGCTACGGGCATCTGCCGCTGGCCTATTCCGCCCGCTGCTTTACCGCACGCTCGGAAGACCGTCCGAAAGACGAGTGCGAAACCTGCTGTATTAAGTATCCGAACGGGCGCAGCATGCTGTCCCAGGAGAATCAGCAGGTGTTTGTTCTCAACGGTATTCAGACCATGAGCGGCTATGTCTATAACCTCGGCAACGAGCTGGCGTCGATGGACGGGCTGGTCGATATGGTGCGCCTGTCGCCGCTGGATACCGGCGTGTTCGCGATGCTGGACGCCTTCCGCGCTAACGAAAACGGCGCTGCTCCGCTGCCGCTGACGGCAAACAGCGACTGTAACGGCTACTGGAAGCGTCTGGCCGGGCTGGAACTGCAGGCCTAA
- the ubiU gene encoding ubiquinone anaerobic biosynthesis protein UbiU produces the protein MELLCPAGNLPALKAAIENGADAVYIGLKDDTNARHFAGLNFTEKKLQEAVNFVHQHRRKLHIAINTFAHPDGYARWQRAVDMAAQLGADALILADLAMLEYAAERYPHIERHVSVQASATNEEAVRFYHRNFDVARVVLPRVLSIHQVKQLARVTPVPLEVFAFGSLCIMAEGRCYLSSYLTGESPNTVGACSPARFVRWQQTPQGLESRLNEVLIDRYQDGENAGYPTLCKGRYLVDGERYHALEEPTSLNTLELLPELLAANIASVKIEGRQRSPAYVSQVAKVWRQAIDRCMADPQNYAPQQAWMETLGSMSEGTQTTLGAYHRKWQ, from the coding sequence ATGGAGCTGCTCTGCCCTGCCGGAAACCTTCCGGCGCTTAAGGCGGCCATCGAAAATGGGGCCGATGCGGTCTATATCGGGCTGAAAGATGACACCAATGCCCGCCATTTTGCTGGCCTCAACTTTACGGAGAAAAAGCTTCAGGAAGCCGTTAACTTCGTTCACCAGCACCGCCGCAAGCTGCATATCGCCATCAATACCTTTGCTCATCCTGACGGCTACGCCCGCTGGCAGCGCGCGGTGGATATGGCGGCACAGCTGGGTGCCGATGCGCTGATTCTGGCCGACCTCGCCATGCTTGAGTATGCGGCAGAACGCTATCCCCATATTGAGCGCCACGTCTCTGTTCAGGCATCTGCCACCAACGAAGAGGCCGTGCGTTTTTATCACCGAAACTTTGACGTGGCCCGCGTGGTGCTGCCGCGCGTACTCTCTATTCATCAGGTTAAGCAACTCGCACGCGTCACGCCAGTGCCGCTGGAAGTTTTTGCCTTTGGTAGCCTGTGCATTATGGCCGAAGGCCGTTGCTATCTTTCCTCGTATTTAACCGGCGAGTCGCCAAATACCGTCGGGGCCTGCTCCCCTGCCCGCTTTGTCCGCTGGCAGCAAACGCCGCAGGGGCTGGAATCACGCCTGAACGAAGTGCTGATTGACCGCTATCAGGACGGTGAAAACGCCGGTTATCCCACCCTGTGTAAAGGCCGCTATCTGGTGGACGGCGAGCGTTACCACGCGCTGGAAGAGCCCACCAGCCTTAACACGCTGGAGCTGCTGCCGGAACTGCTGGCGGCCAATATCGCCTCGGTGAAAATTGAAGGTCGCCAGCGCAGCCCGGCGTACGTGAGCCAGGTGGCGAAAGTGTGGCGTCAGGCTATCGACCGCTGCATGGCGGACCCGCAGAACTACGCGCCGCAGCAGGCCTGGATGGAAACGCTCGGATCGATGTCCGAAGGCACGCAAACCACGCTGGGCGCGTATCACCGTAAATGGCAGTGA
- the yrbN gene encoding protein YrbN, which yields MKIANHFHDELSRLAAIDIEALVLHG from the coding sequence ATGAAAATTGCTAATCATTTTCACGATGAGCTAAGTAGACTGGCCGCCATTGACATTGAGGCACTCGTACTACATGGCTGA